In Astatotilapia calliptera chromosome 20, fAstCal1.2, whole genome shotgun sequence, one genomic interval encodes:
- the itih6 gene encoding inter-alpha-trypsin inhibitor heavy chain H3 isoform X1: MIKGKMFLKVPCVLVFFTLYMREGLSEDYDAKVSTNINLQRAKRQSKPTKPVLKVTDYLVKCSVVSRYAVTTVQSSVWNQLPITKEAAFEVDLPSSAFISNFTITSSGKVYVAQVKERAAARKMYDTAKKQGKTAGLVATKEREIEKFRVAVSVPSGARVSFFLTYEELLQRRLGRYELTLGLRPGQLVQNLTLDVCIRERTGISFLKVLPLRTSQAVTNTPAQANADAPASTHVEQSPECARVRYTPTLNQQKSISSNGLNADFIIQYDVDLKDLIGDVQVYDGYFVHYFAPRGLPVVPKDVIFVIDVSSSMIGNKIKQTKQAMSTILGDLREGDHFNIITFSDKVHTWKKGKTVRATRQNVWEAKEFVKRIIAEGWTNINAALLSAAQLVNPPSSGPSRRTSSHRVPLVIFLTDGEATIGVTSSETILSNAKKALGSASLFGLAFGDDADFLLLKRLALENRGVARMVYEDADAALQLKDFYDEVASPLLSDIQLSYLDDQAFDVTRSLFPNYFQGSELVVTGRVKTGVKDLKVLVSAIDSKQQMKLENDVFISQENGTTDSLECSGDLEGISSFVHRLWAYFTIKELLLAKLNSTDPATQKLLTDKATNLSLKYNFVTPVTSLVVVKPDEDEATQSPTTPEPTTAATITTTATTTATTKMSAAGVAKKSGSPPNLKHKKLNPGLPKSPPNTLKPPKTSVVTSSKKAATTSSPSSMKTAPAPFSAKKLTPSHNGLKTSPPPPAGKIPTSLLKILKTAPPPAPGKVSTPLPNAKKPNTPTTTPMLTFTTSLSPPLSSVRTNPAPLPSTARTALPPVKVTLRAENSTSSAPYAHLSESTPSLTHLSSTLTSPTPAPAPAVENNNTKSNVDTDLRIATLVSATFAPMPGVTDGEQLWEAAQLLDVSSSIQIQRRDIDLVKDYDATYEYDYDDDQDNWYITDTFVLGSEEDCPLAECLVFLEPQPKMGAIRGFSSSVDGDPHFVVQLAKLHQNLCFTVDGRANDVLRLLEDPERNIIVDGHLMGAPSKDGVEDRLRNYFDQLTISAVTGNSGDIMITLTLDAVVLEGEGRDTLPINQQGSVTRQGVTVTVDNHQSCWIELAEGVQFLVLFHHYKHPSYLQLAHLGFYITDGRGLSDSTQGLLGQFQRADINITVVKDYVDEGLHRVKKEQILARGILRWGSEQMPVTLQDKTLKDSVQKRHRSSCWVVPKTEIERLLGHSYESYVVNHV, translated from the exons ATGATTAAgggcaaaatgtttttaaaggttcCCTGTGTTCTAGTCTTCTTCACTTTGTACATGCGAGAGGGATTATCAGAGGATTATGACGCAAAAGTTAGCACGAATATTAATTTACAG AGAGCAAAACGTCAAAGCAAACCAACAAAACCAGTG CTGAAGGTGACAGACTACCTTGTTAAGTGTTCAGTGGTGTCCCGCTATGCTGTTACTACAGTCCAGAGTTCagtgtggaaccagctcccaatAACTAAGGAGGCTGCCTTTGAGGTGGACCTGCCCTCCTCTGCTTTCATCTCTAACTTCACCAT CACTTCCAGCGGCAAGGTGTATGTGGCCCAGGTGAAGGAAAGGGCTGCTGCCAGGAAAATGTACGACACGGCTAAGAAGCAAGGAAAAACAGCAGGACTTGTCGCTACCAA AGAGAGGGAAATTGAGAAGTTTCGTGTTGCAGTGAGTGTGCCATCAGGGGCTAGGGTGTCCTTCTTCCTGACGTACGAGGAGCTGTTACAGCGTCGGCTCGGCCGCTATGAGCTCACTCTGGGTCTGAGGCCCGGTCAACTTGTCCAGAACCTCACATTAGATGTCTGCATAAGAGAGAGGACAGGCATCAGTTTTCTTAAGGTCCTTCCTCTTAGGACAAGCCAAGCGGTCACCAACACCCCAGCTCAAG CTAATGCCGATGCCCCTGCCTCTACTCATGTCGAGCAGAGTCCCGAGTGTGCTCGGGTCCGCTACACTCCGACTCTAAATCAACAGAAGAGCATTTCTTCCAATGGTCTTAATGCTGATTTCATCATCCAGTATGATGTGGATCTAAAAGACCTCATAGGTGATGTTCAG GTGTATGATGGCTACTTTGTGCATTACTTTGCACCTAGGGGACTTCCTGTGGTTCCTAAGGATGTTATATTTGTCATTGATGTCAGTAGCTCAATGATAGGCAATAAGATAAAGCAG ACAAAGCAAGCTATGAGCACCATCCTTGGGGACCTTAGAGAGGGAGACCACTTCAACATCATCACCTTCTCGGACAAGGTTCACACTtggaaaaaaggcaaaacagtGCGGGCAACTCGGCAGAATGTATGGGAAGCCAAAGAGTTTGTGAAGAGGATTATAGCAGAAGGAT GGACCAATATTAATGCAGCTCTGCTCTCAGCTGCCCAGCTTGTCAATCCTCCATCCTCTGGCCCTTCCAGACGCACCTCATCTCATCGTGTTCCTCTGGTGATTTTCCTCACTGATGGGGAAGCAACCATTGGAGTCACATCCAGTGAGACTATCCTCAGTAATGCCAAGAAGGCTTTGGGCTCGGCCTCTCTGTTTGGCCTTGCCTTTGGAGATGATGCAGACTTCCTGCTTCTCAAACGCCTGGCTCTGGAAAACCGAGGTGTAGCCCGGATGGTGTATGAAGATGCAGATGCAGCCTTGCAGCTTAAGGACTTCTATGATGAAGTAGCTAGCCCTTTGTTATCAGACATACAGCTGTCTTATCTGGATGATCAAGCATTTGATGTCACCCGCTCCCTTTTTCCAAACTACTTCCAAGGATCTGAGTTGGTTGTGACTGGGAGAGTTAAGACCGGGGTCAAAGATTTAAAGGTGCTAGTCTCAGCTATAGATTCAAAGCAGCAAATGAAGCTGGAGAACGACGTGTTTATTTCCCAAGAAAATGGGACAACAGATTCACTTGAGTGTTCGGGAGATTTAGAAGGGATATCCAGCTTTGTTCATCGCCTCTGGGCATATTTCACTATCAAAGAGCTTCTACTGGCTAAACTGAATTCTACTGATCCTGCAACTCAAAAGTTGCTAACAGATAAAGCAACCAACCTCTCCCTTAAATATAACTTTGTTACACCAGTCACTTCTTTAGTTGTAGTTAAGCCAGATGAAGATGAAGCAACTCAAAGTCCAACCACTCCAGAACCCACCACAGCTGCCACTATaaccacaacagcaacaactacAGCTACAACCAAAATGTCAGCTGCTGGTGTAGCAAAGAAGTCCGGCTCACCACCTAACCTTAAGCATAAGAAGTTAAATCCAGGCCTGCCTAAGTCACCTCCAAATAccctaaaaccccccaaaacatcaGTGGTTACATCATCCAAAAAAGCAGCTACAACCTCAAGTCCGAGCTCTATGAAAACAGCCCCTGCACCATTCTCTGCTAAAAAGCTCACTCCTTCCCATAATGGCCTGAAAacgtctcctcctcctccagctggaaAGATACCCACTTCTCTGctaaagattttaaaaacagcaccaCCTCCTGCACCTGGAAAGGTCTCCACTCCCCTGCCCAATGCCAAGAAACCAAATACTCCCACAACCACCCCTATGCTGACATTCACCACCAGTCTCTCACCACCACTAAGTTCAGTCAGAACTAACCCTGCCCCCCTACCCAGTACAGCACGGACAGCTCTCCCTCCTGTCAAAGTGACTCTAAGAGCAGAGAACAGCACATCGTCTGCTCCATATGCTCACCTGTCCGAAAGCACTCCTTCCCTCACTCACTTGTCATCTACACTAACCTCTCCCactccagctccagctccagcagtggaaaacaacaacacaaaatcaaatgttGACACAGACCTGAGGATTGCCACCCTAGTGTCAGCTACCTTTGCTCCCATGCCTGGCGTAACAGATGGGGAACAACTGTGGGAGGCAGCACAGCTTCTGG ATGTCTCTTCTTCCATTCAAATTCAAAGACGAG ATATTGACCTGGTGAAAG ACTATGATGCAACCTATGAATATGATTACGATGACGATCAAGATAACT GGTATATTACTGACACTTTTG TGCTTGGGAGTGAGGAGGATTGTCCTTTAGCTGAATGTCTTGTGTTTTTAGAGCCTCAACCCAAAATGGGAGCCATCAGGGGATTCTCCTCATCAG TTGATGGAGATCCTCATTTTGTGGTCCAGCTAGCAAAGCTTCACCAAAACCTGTGTTTCACAGTAGATGGCAGGGCTAATGATGTCCTCAGACTGCTGGAAGACCCAGAGAGAA ATATCATTGTAGATGGCCACCTAATGGGGGCTCCCTCCAAAGATGGTGTTGAAGACCGTTTGCGAAACTACTTTGACCAGCTCACAATCTCCGCGGTCACGGGCAACTCTGGTGACATCATGATCACACTCACGCTGGACGCTGTAGTTTTGGAAGGTGAAGGGCGGGATACGCTTCCCATCAATCAGCAGGGATCAGTGACGAGGCAAGGCGTGACTGTTACTGTGGACAACCACCAGAGCTGCTGGATCGAGCTGGCAGAGGGCGTGCAGTTCCTGGTCCTGTTCCATCATTATAAACATCCAAGCTACCTGCAGTTGGCTCACCTGGGCTTTTACATCACAGATGGGCGAGGGCTTTCTGACTCCACCCAAGGCCTTCTGG GCCAGTTTCAACGCGCTGACATTAATATAACAGTGGTGAAAGACTACGTGGATGAAGGTCTTCATCGAGTTAAGAAGGAACAAATTCTGGCCAGAGGGATCCTGAGGTGGGGATCAGAGCAAATGCCAGTTACCCTGCAAGACAAGACGCTGAAGGACTCGGTGCAAAAACGCCACCGAAGCAGCTGCTGGGTGGTGCCCAAGACAGAGATAGAGAGACTACTGGGTCATTCGTATGAGAGCTACGTGGTGAATCATGTGTAA
- the gdi1 gene encoding rab GDP dissociation inhibitor alpha, whose protein sequence is MDEEYDVIVLGTGLTECILSGIMSVNGKKVLHMDRNPYYGGESSSITPLEELYKRFSLPDTPPESMGRGRDWNVDLIPKFLMANGQLVKMLLYTEVTRYLDFKVVEGSFVYKGGKIYKVPSTETEALASNLMGMFEKRRFRKFLVFVANFDENDPKTFEGVDPKTTTMRDVYKKFDLGQDVIDFTGHALALYRTDDYLDVPCLETINRIKLYSESLARYGKSPYLYPLYGLGELPQGFARLSAIYGGTYMLNKPVDEIVMEGGKVIGVKSEGEVARCKQLICDPSYIPDRVRKAGQVIRVICILSHPIKNTNDANSCQIIIPQNQVNRNSDIYVCMISYAHNVAAQGKYIAIVSTTVETSEPENEIEPALELLEPIDQKFVAISDLYEPTDDGTESQIFASRSYDATTHFETTCNDIKDIYKRTTGSDFDFENMKRKQNDVFGEDEQ, encoded by the exons GAATGCATTCTGTCTGGGATCATGTCCGTGAATGGCAAGAAGGTTCTGCACATGGACCGAAACCCCTACTACGGTGGGGAGAGCTCTTCCATTACCCCCCTGGAGGAG CTGTACAAGCGCTTCAGTCTGCCAGATACCCCACCTGAGTCAATGGGCAGAGGACGTGACTGGAACGTTGACCTCATACCCAAGTTTCTCATGGCCAACG GTCAGCTTGTAAAGATGCTGCTATACACAGAAGTGACACGGTATCTGGACTTTAAAGTAGTGGAAGGCAGCTTTGTCTACAAAGGAGGAAAGATCTACAAGGTGCCATCAACTGAGACTGAGGCACTAGCTTCAA ATCTGATGGGAATGTTTGAAAAGAGGAGGTTTCGAAAGTTTTTAGTCTTTGTGGCCAATTTTGATGAGAATGACCCCAAGACCTTTGAGGGCGTGGACCCTAAAACCACAACGATGAGGGACGTTTACAAGAAGTTTGACCTCGGTCAGGATGTCATTGACTTCACTGGCCACGCCCTGGCCCTCTACAGGACAGATGA CTATCTTGATGTTCCTTGTTTGGAGACGATCAACCGTATCAAACTCTACAGTGAATCACTGGCACGGTATGGCAAGAGCCCTTATCTCTACCCCCTCTATGGTCTGGGAGAACTGCCACAGGGCTTTGCCAG GTTGAGTGCAATCTATGGAGGAACCTACATGCTGAACAAACCTGTGGATGAGATTGTGATGGAAGGTGGTAAAGTGATTGGAGTAAAGTCTGAGGGCGAG GTGGCTCGTTGTAAGCAGCTCATTTGCGACCCTAGTTACATCCCAGACCGTGTCCGTAAAGCGGGTCAGGTGATCCGTGTGATCTGCATCCTCAGCCATCCCATCAAAAACACTAATGATGCCAACTCCTGTCAGATCATCATTCCTCAGAATCAGGTTAATCGCAACTCAG ACATCTATGTGTGCATGATCTCCTATGCTCACAACGTGGCGGCCCAGGGGAAGTACATCGCTAttgtcagcaccacagtggaAACCAGTGAACCTGAGAATGAAATTGAGCCAGCTCTGGAGCTGCTGGAGCCCATCGACCAAAA gtTTGTGGCTATTAGCGACCTTTATGAGCCCACAGATGATGGTACTGAGAGCCAG ATCTTCGCATCAAGGTCCTACGATGCCACCACTCACTTCGAGACCACTTGCAATGACATCAAGGACATCTACAAACGTACGACCGGGAGcgactttgactttgaaaacATGAAACGCAAACAGAACGATGTGTTTGGGGAGGATGAGCAGTGA
- the itih6 gene encoding inter-alpha-trypsin inhibitor heavy chain H6 isoform X2 — protein MIKGKMFLKVPCVLVFFTLYMREGLSEDYDAKVSTNINLQRAKRQSKPTKPVLKVTDYLVKCSVVSRYAVTTVQSSVWNQLPITKEAAFEVDLPSSAFISNFTITSSGKVYVAQVKERAAARKMYDTAKKQGKTAGLVATKEREIEKFRVAVSVPSGARVSFFLTYEELLQRRLGRYELTLGLRPGQLVQNLTLDVCIRERTGISFLKVLPLRTSQAVTNTPAQANADAPASTHVEQSPECARVRYTPTLNQQKSISSNGLNADFIIQYDVDLKDLIGDVQVYDGYFVHYFAPRGLPVVPKDVIFVIDVSSSMIGNKIKQTKQAMSTILGDLREGDHFNIITFSDKVHTWKKGKTVRATRQNVWEAKEFVKRIIAEGWTNINAALLSAAQLVNPPSSGPSRRTSSHRVPLVIFLTDGEATIGVTSSETILSNAKKALGSASLFGLAFGDDADFLLLKRLALENRGVARMVYEDADAALQLKDFYDEVASPLLSDIQLSYLDDQAFDVTRSLFPNYFQGSELVVTGRVKTGVKDLKVLVSAIDSKQQMKLENDVFISQENGTTDSLECSGDLEGISSFVHRLWAYFTIKELLLAKLNSTDPATQKLLTDKATNLSLKYNFVTPVTSLVVVKPDEDEATQSPTTPEPTTAATITTTATTTATTKMSAAGVAKKSGSPPNLKHKKLNPGLPKSPPNTLKPPKTSVVTSSKKAATTSSPSSMKTAPAPFSAKKLTPSHNGLKTSPPPPAGKIPTSLLKILKTAPPPAPGKVSTPLPNAKKPNTPTTTPMLTFTTSLSPPLSSVRTNPAPLPSTARTALPPVKVTLRAENSTSSAPYAHLSESTPSLTHLSSTLTSPTPAPAPAVENNNTKSNVDTDLRIATLVSATFAPMPGVTDGEQLWEAAQLLDVSSSIQIQRRDIDLVKDYDATYEYDYDDDQDNWYITDTFEPQPKMGAIRGFSSSVDGDPHFVVQLAKLHQNLCFTVDGRANDVLRLLEDPERNIIVDGHLMGAPSKDGVEDRLRNYFDQLTISAVTGNSGDIMITLTLDAVVLEGEGRDTLPINQQGSVTRQGVTVTVDNHQSCWIELAEGVQFLVLFHHYKHPSYLQLAHLGFYITDGRGLSDSTQGLLGQFQRADINITVVKDYVDEGLHRVKKEQILARGILRWGSEQMPVTLQDKTLKDSVQKRHRSSCWVVPKTEIERLLGHSYESYVVNHV, from the exons ATGATTAAgggcaaaatgtttttaaaggttcCCTGTGTTCTAGTCTTCTTCACTTTGTACATGCGAGAGGGATTATCAGAGGATTATGACGCAAAAGTTAGCACGAATATTAATTTACAG AGAGCAAAACGTCAAAGCAAACCAACAAAACCAGTG CTGAAGGTGACAGACTACCTTGTTAAGTGTTCAGTGGTGTCCCGCTATGCTGTTACTACAGTCCAGAGTTCagtgtggaaccagctcccaatAACTAAGGAGGCTGCCTTTGAGGTGGACCTGCCCTCCTCTGCTTTCATCTCTAACTTCACCAT CACTTCCAGCGGCAAGGTGTATGTGGCCCAGGTGAAGGAAAGGGCTGCTGCCAGGAAAATGTACGACACGGCTAAGAAGCAAGGAAAAACAGCAGGACTTGTCGCTACCAA AGAGAGGGAAATTGAGAAGTTTCGTGTTGCAGTGAGTGTGCCATCAGGGGCTAGGGTGTCCTTCTTCCTGACGTACGAGGAGCTGTTACAGCGTCGGCTCGGCCGCTATGAGCTCACTCTGGGTCTGAGGCCCGGTCAACTTGTCCAGAACCTCACATTAGATGTCTGCATAAGAGAGAGGACAGGCATCAGTTTTCTTAAGGTCCTTCCTCTTAGGACAAGCCAAGCGGTCACCAACACCCCAGCTCAAG CTAATGCCGATGCCCCTGCCTCTACTCATGTCGAGCAGAGTCCCGAGTGTGCTCGGGTCCGCTACACTCCGACTCTAAATCAACAGAAGAGCATTTCTTCCAATGGTCTTAATGCTGATTTCATCATCCAGTATGATGTGGATCTAAAAGACCTCATAGGTGATGTTCAG GTGTATGATGGCTACTTTGTGCATTACTTTGCACCTAGGGGACTTCCTGTGGTTCCTAAGGATGTTATATTTGTCATTGATGTCAGTAGCTCAATGATAGGCAATAAGATAAAGCAG ACAAAGCAAGCTATGAGCACCATCCTTGGGGACCTTAGAGAGGGAGACCACTTCAACATCATCACCTTCTCGGACAAGGTTCACACTtggaaaaaaggcaaaacagtGCGGGCAACTCGGCAGAATGTATGGGAAGCCAAAGAGTTTGTGAAGAGGATTATAGCAGAAGGAT GGACCAATATTAATGCAGCTCTGCTCTCAGCTGCCCAGCTTGTCAATCCTCCATCCTCTGGCCCTTCCAGACGCACCTCATCTCATCGTGTTCCTCTGGTGATTTTCCTCACTGATGGGGAAGCAACCATTGGAGTCACATCCAGTGAGACTATCCTCAGTAATGCCAAGAAGGCTTTGGGCTCGGCCTCTCTGTTTGGCCTTGCCTTTGGAGATGATGCAGACTTCCTGCTTCTCAAACGCCTGGCTCTGGAAAACCGAGGTGTAGCCCGGATGGTGTATGAAGATGCAGATGCAGCCTTGCAGCTTAAGGACTTCTATGATGAAGTAGCTAGCCCTTTGTTATCAGACATACAGCTGTCTTATCTGGATGATCAAGCATTTGATGTCACCCGCTCCCTTTTTCCAAACTACTTCCAAGGATCTGAGTTGGTTGTGACTGGGAGAGTTAAGACCGGGGTCAAAGATTTAAAGGTGCTAGTCTCAGCTATAGATTCAAAGCAGCAAATGAAGCTGGAGAACGACGTGTTTATTTCCCAAGAAAATGGGACAACAGATTCACTTGAGTGTTCGGGAGATTTAGAAGGGATATCCAGCTTTGTTCATCGCCTCTGGGCATATTTCACTATCAAAGAGCTTCTACTGGCTAAACTGAATTCTACTGATCCTGCAACTCAAAAGTTGCTAACAGATAAAGCAACCAACCTCTCCCTTAAATATAACTTTGTTACACCAGTCACTTCTTTAGTTGTAGTTAAGCCAGATGAAGATGAAGCAACTCAAAGTCCAACCACTCCAGAACCCACCACAGCTGCCACTATaaccacaacagcaacaactacAGCTACAACCAAAATGTCAGCTGCTGGTGTAGCAAAGAAGTCCGGCTCACCACCTAACCTTAAGCATAAGAAGTTAAATCCAGGCCTGCCTAAGTCACCTCCAAATAccctaaaaccccccaaaacatcaGTGGTTACATCATCCAAAAAAGCAGCTACAACCTCAAGTCCGAGCTCTATGAAAACAGCCCCTGCACCATTCTCTGCTAAAAAGCTCACTCCTTCCCATAATGGCCTGAAAacgtctcctcctcctccagctggaaAGATACCCACTTCTCTGctaaagattttaaaaacagcaccaCCTCCTGCACCTGGAAAGGTCTCCACTCCCCTGCCCAATGCCAAGAAACCAAATACTCCCACAACCACCCCTATGCTGACATTCACCACCAGTCTCTCACCACCACTAAGTTCAGTCAGAACTAACCCTGCCCCCCTACCCAGTACAGCACGGACAGCTCTCCCTCCTGTCAAAGTGACTCTAAGAGCAGAGAACAGCACATCGTCTGCTCCATATGCTCACCTGTCCGAAAGCACTCCTTCCCTCACTCACTTGTCATCTACACTAACCTCTCCCactccagctccagctccagcagtggaaaacaacaacacaaaatcaaatgttGACACAGACCTGAGGATTGCCACCCTAGTGTCAGCTACCTTTGCTCCCATGCCTGGCGTAACAGATGGGGAACAACTGTGGGAGGCAGCACAGCTTCTGG ATGTCTCTTCTTCCATTCAAATTCAAAGACGAG ATATTGACCTGGTGAAAG ACTATGATGCAACCTATGAATATGATTACGATGACGATCAAGATAACT GGTATATTACTGACACTTTTG AGCCTCAACCCAAAATGGGAGCCATCAGGGGATTCTCCTCATCAG TTGATGGAGATCCTCATTTTGTGGTCCAGCTAGCAAAGCTTCACCAAAACCTGTGTTTCACAGTAGATGGCAGGGCTAATGATGTCCTCAGACTGCTGGAAGACCCAGAGAGAA ATATCATTGTAGATGGCCACCTAATGGGGGCTCCCTCCAAAGATGGTGTTGAAGACCGTTTGCGAAACTACTTTGACCAGCTCACAATCTCCGCGGTCACGGGCAACTCTGGTGACATCATGATCACACTCACGCTGGACGCTGTAGTTTTGGAAGGTGAAGGGCGGGATACGCTTCCCATCAATCAGCAGGGATCAGTGACGAGGCAAGGCGTGACTGTTACTGTGGACAACCACCAGAGCTGCTGGATCGAGCTGGCAGAGGGCGTGCAGTTCCTGGTCCTGTTCCATCATTATAAACATCCAAGCTACCTGCAGTTGGCTCACCTGGGCTTTTACATCACAGATGGGCGAGGGCTTTCTGACTCCACCCAAGGCCTTCTGG GCCAGTTTCAACGCGCTGACATTAATATAACAGTGGTGAAAGACTACGTGGATGAAGGTCTTCATCGAGTTAAGAAGGAACAAATTCTGGCCAGAGGGATCCTGAGGTGGGGATCAGAGCAAATGCCAGTTACCCTGCAAGACAAGACGCTGAAGGACTCGGTGCAAAAACGCCACCGAAGCAGCTGCTGGGTGGTGCCCAAGACAGAGATAGAGAGACTACTGGGTCATTCGTATGAGAGCTACGTGGTGAATCATGTGTAA